The Tripterygium wilfordii isolate XIE 37 chromosome 21, ASM1340144v1, whole genome shotgun sequence genome segment CAATTCTTAGCTTCCTCCAAGTTCTTATCCAGACAAAACTTTCTCATGAAAGCATTGTAAGTTGCAGCATCGGGTTGAACTCCATTACTCCTCATTTTGTCAAGCAGTTCAATAGCCTCTTGCAGCCTATTCTCGGAAACCAATCCTCGCATCCTCGCATTATAACTCCACACATTAGGAACAATATCCTTGGTCTCCATTAAATCCCACATCTTCTCTCCATCTGCAAACCGCCCACTCCAATAGAAAGCATGGAGTAGCGTATTGAAAGTGATTACATCAGGTTGTATTCCTTTCTTCTCCATCTCATCCACCACTGAAAGCGTAGAATCCAAAGCACCCATCTCACAAAATGCATTGATAACAGTATTATATGATACCCTGTCCGGTTCTATCCCCAATTTCGGAGCCAGATCTCCCAAAATCTCCTCAATCTTTGGGAACTATCGGGAATTAACGCACGCTGACAACAGTGCATTGAGAGAGCGAACTGTACGGGGGCAGTTCAACTGCGGCATTTCATCGAACAAGCTGCGGGCATAATCAAACATCTTACACTTTCCGTACAGCGAAATGAGGCGAGCAGTGAATTCTTCGTTAGTAATGTCATCGACCTTCTTCTGGTGTTGGAGGAATTCGTGGACGAGGGAAGGCATGTTTGCGGAGGCAAAGCGGCGAACGACTTTCGTGTACCTGTCACGGTGGCCACGGAACTCGGGGGTTTCGGATAACTTTTTGTATTTCTCAACCATCTTTCGGAGTCTGAGTTCATTAGGGGTGGCTGTGGTGGTAGCCTTGGTGACTCTGGTGGCGGGTTTGTAACTCTTGTTGGTGAGGAATAAGCCGTGGAGGCGTCTGTAAAGGGACGACATTGAGGTTTTGCCGGTGACTTCGGCTAGGGAAAATGCCAGGGGTTAAGACTTGAAGACTGCCTACCGTTGTACTACAGTAAGATGGATAACCCTTTATGCGCACCGTTTTAACAGTAAATGCTGAAAAAGAGCAACTATTTTGAAAGTGTAATTTTAAGTGGTCAACTGAAACCCTTATTTGACACATTGAAAAATTAACTCCAGAAACAGCTAATAGTACATAACATCAAATATTACAAAAACTTCAACAAGAACCTGTGCAAAGTTTCAGGCTACAAGAAAACAAACTTGCACCATATAAGACTGCTCAGCTTTCGACCATGTAACAGCAACCCTACACATACAAGTCGGTCATGATACTCCAGAATCGCCTGTCTTTACCAAGCTCCCATGCGAGCTCAAATCAATAGCCCTAAAGAACTCTTCAACTGGGTACTTGGGAGAGAGttggaaaacaaacaaaacttcTCTCCAAGGATCCAAAAATTCTAGCTCATTGTCAGAGACCCAGCTCCTAGGCCAATATAGAAGAAGCCCTTGTTTAGATACTTCAGAGGACGCGTCAAACAATGGGCAGGGGATGGGGTTGCCAGGAACACACCATACCTTGATTTTGCTTCACTGAAACTATATCTTGATTTCGCAGTCAAAACGCCAGGCCAGGAGTCGGTGGTGGCTCTGTCTCTGTCCAAAgttctctctctgtctcccAGTAGGTGTCTGCGAGCAACTAGCTAAATTCTCTGTCTTTGCGAAGTTCTC includes the following:
- the LOC119987810 gene encoding pentatricopeptide repeat-containing protein At3g13150-like, which translates into the protein MSSLYRRLHGLFLTNKSYKPATRVTKATTTATPNELRLRKMVEKYKKLSETPEFRGHRDRYTKVVRRFASANMPSLVHEFLQHQKKVDDITNEEFTARLISLYGKCKMFDYARSLFDEMPQLNCPRTFPKIEEILGDLAPKLGIEPDRVSYNTVINAFCEMGALDSTLSVVDEMEKKGIQPDVITFNTLLHAFYWSGRFADGEKMWDLMETKDIVPNVWSYNARMRGLVSENRLQEAIELLDKMRSNGVQPDAATYNAFMRKFCLDKNLEEAKNWYHKLRENDCEPDRVTYLTLVPFLREKGEFDMALEMCKEIINRGLYVPPTLLQPPVVDELIKESRIEDARGLVKLARTNRRVRYYKLNLPS